From Selenomonas sp. AB3002, one genomic window encodes:
- a CDS encoding ATP-binding protein, with product MYLEDRLEFLSQTNPDVQDKVNQWNVIKMVTAKKLETVCVHFPHFSKHDISHSRKIGEHISKLLGVERIEKLSCSDLMMMLSSFYLHDIGMALKYEEIYFKLISEEFQRYLNDLANDSESELQHIARRLCNFTINDNDYEHSIEVYNDVIEVIEHVYRSGHAERSAGYIISNEAIKHCFGIRNQKLLASICKQHQKSIKHIMDIPHKENGIFDDYMHPRFIVAMLCLGDLLDLDTDRFNEYSLESSTPMPHLSKLHLKKHESVERFLIDYNEIYIKSNVENDEVYRIMRQWMDWIQNTCEYIALHWSEIAPENFGNSPRLVQREIMFKGSNKWAELANLNYHISSKRMFQLFAGGGIYRNKLVCIREIIQNAVDATIFRLYDEKILDGTPEDIIKKLKDNYIDWKAYQIKGYVKEIDNTHVEICIRDNGIGISVEDIHRIAEVSNKRSAYSRNLLRKMPDWMRPSGAFGMGMQSIFLLVDQFVIVTKTINEAPKKLTFQNATRDAGYIIVEEYKERFAQGTEVKLIVDLTKLNADELGCPNYYYCHKILSPWFLRKLRAEYGDLHPSQHMRGLEMKKKKWDVVPIDISITDHRNGEDIPLLNIPPFFSNGLKEVDIKNGCVKTSVFFPALNCHLMCKILLQNEVDRKHQYGTINDSIELPYNVIFYRHSHVCDWMFGQQNNIPFLPYVTWCIDLMGENADKVVNINRNTIREEYCGYIWRILLTSLEETAKLLIDYLLDDKIGRNERPQIKDTILLVYQFAKQYSYKSDELWHEYKDLLKDISIGNYYSFESEEEIYVKCCDLRNQKVFFVSEKLDEINLPNKLVSKIEKYSSNSMRVFNLNGALKNHILNHRAEKIIVAKVDEEFVELVQTEPFSYADVLKNAPKIDDLVLLKQTLRMLLREMRGLPVFNGYEILATPVDRESPSFNSYISEISYLIESPFVDYVDVFCDIINKNYFINNAMDEYYQKIIDSDGFKHNLKYILVCHNNEKNKVEKAYKNLVEKILRLLSSEEYIELNKFYVRKYINPDVDGYIYNVRDILEDNRYLSTFSFKYAHKKHNPK from the coding sequence ATGTACTTAGAAGATAGATTAGAATTTCTTAGTCAAACTAACCCTGACGTCCAAGATAAAGTGAATCAGTGGAATGTTATTAAAATGGTGACTGCGAAGAAATTGGAGACTGTTTGTGTTCATTTTCCACATTTTAGTAAACATGATATATCTCATTCAAGAAAAATAGGAGAGCATATAAGTAAACTGTTGGGGGTAGAGAGAATAGAAAAACTATCATGTTCTGATCTTATGATGATGTTATCAAGTTTTTATTTACATGACATAGGAATGGCTTTAAAATATGAGGAAATTTATTTTAAATTAATATCTGAAGAATTTCAAAGATATCTAAATGATTTAGCTAATGATTCTGAGTCTGAATTACAACATATTGCTAGGAGGCTATGTAATTTTACAATTAATGATAATGATTACGAACATTCGATTGAAGTATATAATGATGTGATAGAAGTAATAGAACATGTATATAGATCGGGTCACGCTGAGCGTAGCGCCGGATATATAATAAGTAATGAAGCAATAAAGCATTGCTTCGGGATTCGTAACCAGAAACTGTTAGCATCAATTTGTAAGCAGCATCAAAAATCAATTAAACATATTATGGATATCCCTCATAAGGAAAACGGAATATTTGATGATTATATGCATCCACGTTTCATAGTTGCTATGCTTTGCTTGGGGGATTTATTAGATTTAGACACGGATCGATTTAATGAATACTCTTTGGAATCATCAACGCCTATGCCTCATTTATCAAAATTGCATTTAAAAAAACATGAATCAGTTGAGAGATTTCTGATAGATTATAATGAAATCTATATAAAATCTAATGTTGAAAATGATGAAGTATATAGGATAATGCGGCAATGGATGGATTGGATACAGAATACTTGTGAATACATTGCACTACATTGGAGTGAGATTGCACCGGAAAATTTTGGAAACTCTCCTCGGTTGGTTCAGCGTGAAATTATGTTTAAGGGAAGTAATAAGTGGGCTGAGTTAGCCAATCTTAATTATCATATATCTAGTAAAAGAATGTTTCAGCTATTTGCTGGTGGCGGTATTTATCGAAATAAGTTGGTATGTATACGTGAGATTATACAAAATGCTGTAGATGCTACAATTTTTCGATTATATGATGAGAAGATACTTGATGGAACACCGGAAGATATAATTAAAAAATTAAAAGATAATTATATTGATTGGAAAGCATATCAAATAAAGGGGTATGTAAAAGAAATCGATAATACACATGTGGAAATATGTATACGCGATAATGGAATTGGTATTTCTGTAGAAGATATTCATAGAATTGCAGAGGTCTCTAATAAAAGATCGGCATATTCTAGGAACCTTTTACGCAAAATGCCGGATTGGATGCGTCCATCAGGCGCTTTTGGTATGGGGATGCAATCTATATTCTTGCTAGTTGACCAATTTGTTATTGTAACTAAAACAATAAATGAAGCCCCCAAGAAACTCACATTTCAAAATGCTACGCGTGATGCTGGCTATATAATCGTAGAAGAGTATAAGGAACGTTTTGCGCAAGGGACGGAAGTTAAGTTAATAGTGGATTTGACAAAACTAAATGCAGATGAATTGGGATGTCCTAATTATTATTATTGCCATAAGATATTGAGTCCGTGGTTTCTTAGAAAATTGAGGGCTGAATATGGTGATTTGCATCCGTCACAACATATGCGTGGTCTGGAAATGAAAAAGAAGAAATGGGATGTTGTCCCTATAGATATAAGTATTACTGATCATAGAAATGGCGAAGATATACCTTTGTTAAATATTCCGCCTTTTTTTTCGAATGGTTTAAAAGAAGTAGATATAAAAAATGGTTGCGTGAAAACAAGCGTTTTTTTTCCTGCTTTAAATTGTCACTTAATGTGTAAAATATTATTGCAGAATGAAGTTGATAGGAAACATCAATATGGAACCATTAACGATTCGATAGAACTGCCTTATAATGTAATTTTTTATAGGCATTCTCACGTGTGTGATTGGATGTTTGGACAACAAAATAATATCCCATTTTTGCCTTATGTGACTTGGTGCATTGATTTGATGGGGGAGAATGCTGACAAAGTTGTTAATATTAATCGTAATACGATAAGAGAGGAATATTGTGGTTATATTTGGAGAATACTACTGACATCTCTAGAGGAAACTGCAAAATTACTTATAGATTATTTATTGGATGATAAAATTGGTAGAAATGAACGTCCTCAAATTAAAGATACAATTTTATTAGTATATCAATTTGCTAAGCAATATTCGTATAAATCTGATGAATTATGGCATGAGTATAAGGATTTGCTAAAAGATATTTCAATAGGAAATTATTATTCGTTTGAATCAGAGGAAGAAATATATGTAAAATGTTGTGATCTTCGTAATCAAAAAGTCTTTTTTGTATCAGAAAAATTGGATGAAATAAATTTACCAAATAAACTAGTTAGCAAAATAGAAAAATATAGCAGTAATAGTATGCGTGTATTTAACTTAAATGGAGCATTAAAAAATCATATTTTAAATCATCGTGCTGAAAAAATAATTGTTGCTAAAGTGGACGAAGAATTTGTGGAACTAGTGCAAACTGAGCCTTTTTCCTATGCGGATGTTTTGAAAAATGCACCGAAAATAGATGATTTAGTGCTGCTCAAACAAACTTTACGTATGTTACTTAGGGAAATGAGAGGGTTGCCTGTATTTAATGGGTATGAGATTCTAGCTACGCCGGTTGATAGAGAAAGCCCGTCATTTAACTCTTATATATCGGAAATATCTTATTTGATTGAATCTCCATTTGTTGATTATGTTGATGTTTTTTGTGATATAATCAACAAAAATTATTTCATTAATAATGCAATGGATGAATATTATCAGAAGATAATAGATTCAGATGGGTTTAAGCATAATCTTAAGTATATTTTAGTGTGTCACAATAATGAAAAAAATAAAGTGGAAAAAGCCTATAAAAACCTTGTAGAGAAAATTTTGAGATTGCTTAGCTCGGAAGAATATATAGAGTTAAACAAGTTTTATGTACGTAAGTATATTAATCCTGATGTAGATGGCTATATTTATAATGTTAGAGATATATTGGAGGATAACAGATACTTGTCAACGTTTTCCTTTAAATATGCGCATAAAAAACATAATCCAAAATGA
- a CDS encoding nucleotide sugar dehydrogenase yields the protein MKITVAGAGYVGMANALVLAQHHEVSVLDISAERVAMIRQGKSPVRDEGMERWLSEGLVKISAFSEASTALCGAELVLIATPTDYDAEKNFFDTSSIECVIDEVLEFAPGVDILIRSTVPVGYTLRLRERYGRENIYFAPEFLREGHALHDSLHPSRIILGDKGEAGRRLSGLFLEAAESDEVPVLLMGPTEAEAVKLFANTYLALRVAYFNELDSYAAIRNLSTEEIIRGVCMDPRIGDHYNNPSFGYGGYCLPKDSKQLLANYEDVPQNLITAIVQANRTRKDFIVGEIIKWKPKTVGVYRLTMKKNSDNFRSSAVLDVIEKLQEYGVECLIYEPTIGEPKFRGCSIVNDLVLFKRLSDILIANRWHKDLEDERDKVYTCDVFGRD from the coding sequence TTGAAGATAACGGTAGCAGGTGCTGGATATGTAGGTATGGCCAATGCATTAGTGCTGGCACAGCATCACGAAGTATCAGTTCTGGATATCTCTGCTGAGCGGGTAGCTATGATTAGGCAGGGGAAGTCTCCAGTGCGGGATGAGGGCATGGAGAGGTGGCTATCGGAAGGCCTGGTGAAGATTTCTGCTTTTTCGGAGGCGAGTACGGCTCTGTGTGGAGCCGAATTGGTGCTCATTGCTACACCTACCGACTACGATGCGGAGAAAAATTTCTTTGATACTTCATCAATTGAGTGCGTCATTGATGAGGTGCTGGAGTTTGCGCCTGGGGTGGATATCCTGATACGCTCCACTGTCCCCGTGGGCTACACTTTGCGACTGCGGGAACGGTATGGCAGGGAAAATATCTACTTCGCCCCAGAGTTCCTGCGGGAGGGGCATGCTCTACATGACAGTCTGCATCCGTCACGCATCATACTTGGCGACAAGGGCGAGGCGGGCAGGCGGCTCTCAGGACTTTTCCTGGAGGCAGCAGAGAGTGATGAAGTGCCTGTGTTGCTGATGGGGCCAACGGAGGCCGAGGCAGTGAAGCTTTTTGCCAACACTTATCTGGCCCTACGTGTGGCGTATTTCAATGAGCTTGATTCCTACGCTGCCATCAGGAATTTGTCTACGGAGGAAATCATTCGGGGAGTGTGTATGGATCCTAGAATAGGTGACCACTATAACAATCCATCCTTTGGTTATGGTGGCTATTGTTTGCCCAAAGATTCCAAGCAGCTATTGGCTAACTATGAAGATGTACCACAAAATCTAATTACTGCCATAGTGCAGGCTAACAGGACTCGTAAGGATTTTATAGTCGGAGAAATCATAAAATGGAAACCAAAGACTGTAGGAGTTTATCGCTTGACTATGAAAAAGAACTCGGATAATTTTCGTTCTAGTGCTGTGCTAGATGTAATAGAAAAACTGCAGGAGTATGGAGTTGAGTGCCTTATATATGAACCTACGATTGGAGAACCTAAATTTAGAGGTTGCAGTATTGTGAATGATTTAGTTCTATTTAAGAGATTGAGCGATATCCTTATTGCCAATCGTTGGCATAAGGACTTGGAAGATGAGAGGGATAAAGTTTATACTTGCGATGTGTTTGGTCGAGATTGA